A genomic window from Flavobacterium johnsoniae includes:
- a CDS encoding malectin domain-containing carbohydrate-binding protein — protein MNRIVFFIFCFFSSLCFVWSQSKDSGKFRKEISLNSSWETVILENLPAQEERFVDHPETDSNWQKVSVPHNWDQYYGFRRTKHGNLHGTAWYKKTLKLDKKDSSKQHFLYFEGVSSYATVWVNGKKVGEHKGGRTTFTLDITKAVSFDAANIILLKASHPSFIADLPWVCGGCSGEWGFSEGSQPMGIFRPVSLVITNNVRVQPFGVHIWNDKSVSKQKAILHTTTEIKNYGTSARNLTIENILLDASGKKVVIIKSDNKINSGETKEIAQTFPEIQNPKLWSPSNPYLYKLVTSIYENGKVIDQLTTPYGISWVSWPVSRDGKDNRFFINDEPVFINGVCEYEHLIGKSHSFSDEMIHSRIEQIKAGGFNAFREAHQPHNLLYQKELDENGILFWSQFSAHIWYDTPEFKENFKILLREWIKERRNSPSVVMWGLQNESTIPKEFAEECMQIIREMDPLSESQRIVTTCNGGEGTDWNVVQNWSGTYGGDPLKYHLEMTTQLLNGEYGAWRSADLHTEGEFDQKGTLSENRFSQLMEIKVREAESVKDKIAGQFNWLFASHENPGRVQNGEGFRDIDKVGPVNYKGLFTIWGEPLDAFYMYRANYVSNKTNPMVYIVSHTWPSRWEKPGIKSGIDIYSNCDEVELFNDVNKSSLGKLKNPGIGQHFQFNNVNIQYNVLYAVGYVNGKAVAKDYIILNNLPKAPNLDVLTTNKTDITKAKSGYNYIYRVNCGGSELTDSAGNTWFTDTHKNGQNTWGSLSWTDNFEKLPDFFASQRKTFDPINGTKDSELFQSFRYGVDKLRYEFPAPDGEYLIELYFTEPWYGTGGGMDCKGWRLFDVAINNNVVLKDFDIWAEAGHDNALKKTFKVKSTNGKIVISFPNVKASQAIISAIAIATKDIHARPAEESPKNIQNVSLDFKDFKIASWLDINSKQNINSEVVFTELPSEVFGADYLQFSSNSKVSGSFTVKEESTVYVLVDTKIKTLNGLSDYKKIEEKAKNSNGISFDVFTKKVKKGEKVLFDNSETISTIAVVPTYDMGEKDDSRPVVIIEAEKTKTTGIGIEKGNFKKADYIEFTKKTNNSIEFEVKPGVAGIYLMRFKFMNRNETPLKVKFKMEDAYGILMRNDTIEFFPSPEKWKILNTTSGGYINAGTYKITLEGDDLKGLMLDNFEFQ, from the coding sequence ATGAATAGAATAGTTTTTTTTATTTTTTGTTTTTTTTCAAGTCTTTGCTTTGTTTGGAGTCAGAGCAAAGATTCAGGGAAGTTTCGTAAAGAAATTTCGCTGAATTCGTCTTGGGAAACCGTAATCTTGGAAAATCTTCCCGCACAGGAAGAGAGGTTTGTAGACCATCCAGAAACTGATTCCAATTGGCAGAAGGTTAGTGTGCCTCACAATTGGGATCAGTATTATGGTTTCAGAAGAACAAAACATGGAAATTTACACGGTACAGCCTGGTACAAAAAAACGCTGAAACTCGATAAAAAAGACAGTTCAAAACAGCATTTTCTTTATTTCGAAGGCGTTAGTTCTTACGCCACTGTTTGGGTAAATGGTAAAAAAGTAGGCGAACACAAAGGTGGGCGAACCACTTTTACACTTGATATTACAAAAGCTGTTTCTTTCGATGCAGCAAATATCATTTTATTAAAAGCTTCGCATCCATCATTTATTGCAGATCTTCCTTGGGTTTGCGGTGGTTGTTCTGGAGAATGGGGATTTTCAGAAGGTTCTCAGCCAATGGGAATTTTCAGGCCAGTCTCTTTAGTAATTACAAATAATGTGAGAGTTCAGCCGTTTGGTGTTCATATCTGGAATGACAAATCGGTTTCTAAACAAAAAGCGATTCTTCATACTACAACCGAGATTAAGAATTACGGCACATCTGCACGAAACTTAACTATCGAAAATATACTTCTTGATGCTTCAGGAAAAAAAGTTGTGATTATAAAAAGCGATAATAAAATCAATTCGGGAGAAACAAAAGAAATAGCACAAACATTTCCTGAGATTCAGAATCCGAAATTATGGTCGCCATCCAATCCATATTTGTATAAATTGGTGACTTCAATTTATGAAAACGGAAAAGTAATCGATCAATTAACAACGCCTTACGGAATCAGTTGGGTGAGCTGGCCAGTTAGCCGTGACGGAAAAGACAATCGTTTTTTCATCAATGACGAACCTGTTTTTATAAATGGAGTTTGCGAATACGAACATTTGATTGGAAAAAGCCATTCGTTTTCAGATGAAATGATTCATTCCAGAATCGAACAAATTAAAGCTGGCGGATTTAATGCTTTTAGAGAAGCACATCAGCCTCATAATTTATTATATCAAAAAGAACTAGACGAAAACGGAATTCTGTTTTGGAGTCAGTTTTCAGCACATATTTGGTACGATACGCCTGAGTTTAAAGAAAACTTTAAAATACTTTTACGAGAATGGATCAAAGAACGAAGAAACAGTCCATCTGTTGTAATGTGGGGATTGCAGAATGAAAGCACGATTCCAAAGGAATTTGCTGAAGAATGTATGCAGATTATTCGTGAAATGGATCCTTTATCAGAATCACAAAGAATCGTAACAACTTGTAACGGAGGAGAAGGAACAGATTGGAATGTCGTTCAAAACTGGTCGGGAACGTATGGCGGAGATCCGTTAAAATACCATTTAGAAATGACCACTCAGTTATTAAACGGAGAATACGGCGCTTGGCGTTCAGCCGATTTACATACTGAAGGTGAGTTTGACCAAAAGGGAACTTTAAGTGAAAACCGTTTTTCTCAATTAATGGAAATTAAAGTTAGAGAAGCCGAATCGGTAAAAGATAAAATTGCGGGACAATTCAACTGGCTTTTTGCTTCGCATGAAAATCCGGGACGTGTGCAAAACGGAGAAGGCTTTAGAGATATTGATAAAGTTGGCCCAGTAAATTACAAAGGACTTTTTACCATTTGGGGCGAGCCTTTAGATGCGTTTTATATGTATCGCGCCAATTATGTTTCGAACAAAACCAATCCGATGGTTTATATCGTTTCGCATACTTGGCCAAGCCGTTGGGAAAAACCAGGAATTAAAAGCGGAATCGATATTTACTCAAACTGCGATGAAGTAGAATTGTTTAATGATGTGAATAAATCTTCTTTAGGAAAACTAAAAAATCCAGGTATCGGACAGCATTTCCAGTTCAATAATGTCAATATTCAGTACAATGTTTTGTATGCAGTTGGATATGTAAACGGAAAAGCGGTTGCTAAAGATTATATTATTTTGAATAATCTTCCTAAAGCTCCAAATTTAGATGTTTTAACAACTAATAAAACAGATATTACAAAAGCAAAAAGCGGTTACAATTATATTTACAGAGTCAATTGCGGAGGTTCTGAATTGACTGATTCTGCCGGAAATACTTGGTTTACGGATACACATAAAAACGGACAAAATACTTGGGGTTCGTTATCATGGACCGATAATTTTGAAAAACTGCCAGACTTTTTTGCCAGTCAAAGAAAAACTTTCGACCCGATAAACGGTACAAAAGATTCAGAATTATTTCAAAGTTTTAGATACGGAGTTGATAAACTGCGTTATGAATTTCCTGCTCCAGACGGAGAATATTTAATAGAACTCTATTTCACAGAACCTTGGTACGGAACTGGAGGCGGAATGGATTGCAAAGGCTGGCGTTTGTTTGATGTTGCCATAAATAATAATGTAGTTTTAAAAGATTTTGATATTTGGGCAGAAGCTGGACATGATAATGCTTTAAAGAAAACATTCAAAGTAAAAAGCACAAACGGAAAAATTGTGATTTCGTTCCCGAATGTAAAAGCTTCACAGGCAATTATTTCTGCCATTGCGATTGCGACAAAAGATATTCATGCAAGACCAGCAGAAGAATCTCCAAAAAACATTCAAAATGTAAGTTTAGATTTTAAAGATTTTAAAATTGCTTCTTGGTTAGATATTAATTCGAAACAAAATATAAACTCGGAAGTTGTTTTTACTGAATTGCCATCAGAAGTTTTTGGAGCAGATTATTTACAGTTTTCTTCGAATTCAAAAGTTTCAGGATCATTTACAGTAAAAGAAGAATCGACTGTTTATGTTTTAGTTGACACTAAAATCAAAACATTAAACGGGCTTTCTGATTATAAAAAAATAGAAGAAAAAGCGAAAAACAGCAACGGAATTTCTTTTGATGTTTTCACTAAAAAAGTAAAGAAAGGGGAGAAAGTTCTTTTTGATAATTCAGAAACAATTTCTACAATTGCAGTCGTTCCAACTTATGATATGGGCGAAAAAGACGATTCAAGACCAGTCGTAATTATTGAAGCAGAAAAGACAAAAACAACTGGAATCGGAATTGAAAAAGGAAATTTCAAAAAAGCCGATTACATTGAGTTTACAAAAAAGACAAATAACAGCATCGAGTTTGAAGTAAAACCTGGAGTTGCAGGGATCTATTTAATGCGTTTTAAATTTATGAATCGAAATGAAACGCCATTAAAAGTCAAATTTAAAATGGAAGATGCTTACGGAATTTTAATGCGAAATGATACAATCGAATTTTTCCCTTCGCCTGAAAAATGGAAGATTTTAAATACAACATCCGGCGGTTATATTAATGCAGGAACATATAAAATAACGCTAGAAGGTGATGATTTGAAGGGATTGATGTTGGATAATTTTGAATTTCAATAG
- a CDS encoding alpha-d-galacturonidase, whose product MRIFNELNYTMKYLQLLFLCLYVSFATAQNITVVSDPSSPRAKFGAEKLSETLSAKGFKVTSVNKFKKSKDKVIVIGEKGTDFWKKNAKIDDSKLTKKEGFQIRTQNNVIYIEGADASGTLYGALELSDEIKASGKLPSEINIEDSPEMVLRGACIGMQKPVYLPGRDVYEYPYTPETFPWFYDKALWIKYLDMLVENRMNSLYLWNGHPFASLVKLKEYPFAVEVSDEDFKKNEEIYKFLTVEANKRGIWVIQMFYNIIVSKPFAEHYNIKTQDRSRPITPLLSDYTRKSIAAFIEKYPNVGLMVCLGEAINTVDDDVEWFTKTIIPGVRDGLQALGKTEEPPIILRSHDTDGPLVMEKSLPLYKNLYTESKYTGESLTTYTPGGPWGETHKQLSALKSIHIENVHILANLEPFRYGSPDFIQKTVKAMHSVHGANALHLYPQASYWDWPYSADKTKSGERLLEMDRDWIWYKAWARYAWDSKRDRNEEVKFWDKDLASKYGTSQEAANNILKAYEETGEIAPKTLRRFGITEGNRQTLLLGMFESQLVNPSKWRVYPGFHESCGPAGELLLEYAKKEWNKEPHSGELPTQIIAEITEHGRLAVEAIDKAEASVTKDKEEFARLKNDMHAYKAFADFFSEKVKAALLVLRYSYSNDIADLDKAMPHLEKSIEYYELLVNLTKDTYYYANSMQTAQRRIPIGGDDGNNKTWAELLPHYERELANFKRNLDKLKSSKDGKIETKEGKPWKPTEVIFIDEKPGTYLVKTGTKVYGTDISELTKIAPELQNLKGFTFVENDQNEKGTHLKFRNTKAVKLVVGYFNSDQKRFLLPPSLETDAAGNAHGQAEVILASAMNLKELPRVNIHTYTFQPGENKLDLGKGKVLILGFIDADQTITPRDVGYIDAGEKAAIDWLFY is encoded by the coding sequence ATGAGAATTTTTAATGAATTAAATTATACCATGAAATATTTACAATTACTTTTTTTATGTCTTTACGTCTCTTTCGCGACAGCGCAGAACATCACTGTTGTGAGTGATCCGAGTTCGCCGAGAGCAAAATTTGGAGCAGAGAAATTATCAGAAACACTTTCTGCAAAAGGTTTCAAAGTAACTTCTGTCAATAAATTCAAAAAATCAAAAGATAAAGTAATTGTTATTGGAGAAAAAGGAACCGATTTCTGGAAGAAAAATGCTAAAATAGATGACAGCAAATTAACTAAAAAAGAAGGTTTTCAGATTCGCACTCAAAATAATGTCATTTATATTGAAGGAGCAGATGCTTCTGGAACATTGTACGGTGCATTAGAATTATCAGATGAAATTAAAGCTTCAGGAAAACTTCCATCAGAAATCAATATTGAAGACAGTCCAGAAATGGTTTTGAGAGGAGCTTGCATCGGAATGCAAAAACCAGTTTATCTTCCAGGACGTGATGTTTACGAATATCCATATACACCAGAAACTTTTCCGTGGTTTTATGATAAAGCTTTATGGATAAAATACTTGGATATGCTGGTAGAAAACCGCATGAATTCTTTGTATTTATGGAACGGACATCCGTTTGCTTCTTTAGTGAAACTAAAAGAATATCCATTTGCAGTTGAAGTCAGCGACGAAGATTTCAAAAAGAATGAAGAAATCTATAAATTTCTGACTGTTGAAGCTAACAAAAGAGGAATCTGGGTAATTCAGATGTTCTACAATATTATTGTTTCTAAGCCTTTTGCAGAGCATTATAATATTAAAACGCAAGATCGTTCAAGACCTATTACGCCTTTATTATCAGATTATACGAGAAAGTCTATTGCTGCTTTTATCGAAAAATATCCAAATGTTGGATTAATGGTTTGTTTGGGAGAAGCTATTAACACAGTTGATGATGATGTAGAATGGTTTACCAAAACTATTATTCCGGGCGTTCGCGACGGTTTGCAAGCATTAGGAAAAACAGAAGAACCGCCAATTATTCTTCGTTCTCACGATACAGACGGACCTTTGGTAATGGAAAAATCGCTTCCATTATACAAAAACCTTTATACAGAAAGTAAATATACTGGAGAATCTTTAACAACCTATACGCCGGGCGGACCTTGGGGAGAAACGCACAAACAGTTAAGCGCTTTAAAATCAATTCATATTGAGAATGTTCATATTTTGGCTAATTTAGAACCTTTCAGATACGGTTCGCCAGATTTTATTCAGAAAACGGTAAAAGCGATGCATAGCGTTCACGGCGCAAATGCACTGCATTTATATCCACAAGCTTCGTATTGGGATTGGCCATATTCGGCAGATAAAACGAAATCGGGAGAACGTTTATTAGAAATGGATCGCGACTGGATTTGGTACAAAGCTTGGGCGAGATATGCTTGGGACAGTAAAAGAGATCGTAATGAAGAAGTAAAATTCTGGGATAAAGATTTGGCTTCTAAATATGGAACAAGTCAGGAAGCTGCCAATAACATTTTAAAAGCTTACGAAGAAACAGGAGAAATTGCTCCAAAAACCTTAAGACGTTTTGGAATTACAGAAGGAAACCGCCAAACTTTATTGTTAGGAATGTTCGAAAGTCAGTTGGTGAATCCGTCGAAATGGCGCGTTTATCCAGGATTCCACGAATCTTGCGGGCCAGCAGGCGAACTGCTTTTAGAATATGCTAAAAAAGAATGGAACAAAGAACCGCATTCAGGCGAACTTCCAACGCAGATTATTGCTGAAATTACAGAACACGGGAGATTAGCCGTTGAAGCAATAGATAAAGCCGAAGCCAGCGTAACCAAAGACAAAGAAGAATTTGCACGTCTTAAAAATGATATGCATGCTTATAAAGCGTTTGCCGATTTCTTCTCAGAAAAGGTAAAAGCAGCTTTATTGGTTTTAAGATATAGTTATTCAAACGATATTGCCGATTTAGATAAAGCAATGCCTCATTTAGAGAAAAGTATTGAATACTATGAGTTATTGGTAAACTTGACAAAAGACACGTATTACTATGCAAATAGTATGCAAACTGCTCAAAGAAGAATTCCAATTGGTGGAGACGATGGAAACAACAAAACTTGGGCTGAATTATTACCGCATTACGAGCGTGAATTGGCTAATTTTAAAAGAAATTTAGATAAACTAAAATCGTCAAAAGACGGTAAAATTGAAACTAAAGAAGGAAAACCTTGGAAACCAACAGAAGTAATTTTCATTGACGAAAAACCGGGAACTTATTTAGTGAAAACTGGTACAAAAGTGTACGGAACAGATATTTCTGAATTAACGAAAATCGCTCCAGAACTTCAAAACCTTAAAGGATTTACTTTCGTAGAAAACGATCAAAATGAAAAAGGAACGCATTTGAAGTTTAGAAATACAAAAGCGGTTAAATTAGTAGTAGGTTATTTCAATTCAGATCAGAAGAGATTTTTATTGCCGCCAAGTTTAGAAACAGACGCAGCAGGAAATGCTCACGGTCAAGCCGAAGTGATTCTGGCAAGTGCTATGAATTTAAAAGAACTTCCGAGAGTAAATATTCATACTTATACGTTCCAACCGGGTGAGAATAAATTAGATTTAGGAAAAGGAAAAGTATTGATTTTAGGTTTCATCGACGCGGATCAAACCATAACGCCACGTGACGTTGGATATATTGATGCAGGAGAAAAAGCAGCTATAGATTGGTTGTTTTATTAA
- a CDS encoding sugar phosphate isomerase/epimerase family protein yields MKLNKNLIVTILVLVATTFNSCATAQSSNKKQKYKVAVCDWMILKRQKLGAFGLAAEIKADGIELDMGGLGNRPTFDSKLGDPVERQKFLDKSKETGVGISSIAMSGFYAQSFATREITPMITDCIQAMKNMKVKVAYLPLGTQTDLVKNPELRPEVIKRLQWAGKEVGKIGGVIAIETSLNATEEKKLLDEVGSKYIKSSFNFANALDNKRDISSELKILGKKYVAQIHASNTDQFWLENDKAIDMPKIKATLDEMKWNGWLIVERSRDVTQVHNVKANYGANVAYLKKIFQN; encoded by the coding sequence ATGAAGCTAAATAAAAACTTAATTGTTACAATACTTGTTCTTGTAGCAACAACATTCAATAGCTGTGCAACTGCTCAGTCTTCCAATAAAAAGCAAAAATACAAAGTTGCCGTTTGTGACTGGATGATTTTGAAAAGACAAAAATTAGGTGCTTTTGGTTTAGCAGCTGAAATAAAAGCTGACGGAATCGAACTAGATATGGGAGGTTTAGGAAATCGTCCCACTTTTGACAGTAAATTGGGTGACCCAGTTGAAAGACAAAAATTCTTAGATAAATCGAAAGAAACCGGAGTTGGAATCAGCTCGATTGCCATGTCTGGATTTTATGCTCAATCTTTTGCCACAAGAGAAATCACACCAATGATTACCGATTGTATTCAGGCAATGAAAAACATGAAAGTAAAAGTGGCGTATCTTCCGTTAGGAACGCAAACGGATTTAGTTAAAAATCCAGAATTACGTCCAGAAGTGATTAAAAGACTGCAATGGGCAGGAAAAGAAGTTGGTAAAATTGGCGGAGTAATCGCAATTGAAACTTCATTGAATGCGACAGAAGAGAAAAAACTTTTAGACGAAGTCGGCTCAAAATATATTAAAAGCTCTTTTAATTTTGCGAATGCTTTAGATAATAAAAGAGATATTTCATCAGAATTAAAAATTTTAGGAAAGAAATATGTAGCGCAGATTCACGCTTCCAATACCGATCAGTTTTGGTTAGAGAATGACAAAGCGATTGATATGCCTAAAATCAAAGCAACATTAGATGAGATGAAATGGAACGGATGGCTTATCGTAGAACGTTCTCGTGACGTAACACAAGTTCATAATGTAAAAGCCAATTACGGAGCAAACGTAGCTTATTTGAAGAAGATTTTTCAGAATTAA
- a CDS encoding sialidase family protein: protein MKLAKLAFVLFGLFLLGSCKSALEKKTWKEGILVDQFVYDKAPYPSCHAITIVEATNGDLVASWFGGTHERNPDVCIYVAIKPKGSDTWNEGVKVADGVMKEGPRLPTWNPVLYQIPGGDLMLFYKIGPKPSEWWGVIRTSSDGGKTWSEAKKMPDGFLGPIKNKPVLLSNGTLLCPSSIEGDGWRLRMESTPDFGKTWVMGDTLPRGKQKINAIQPSILFHKDGSIQAIGRTRNRAIFSTFSKDNGKTWSDVELIGLPNNNSGTDAVTLKDGRHLLVYNHVLPPGKEAKGPRTPLNVSVSKDGIHWNAALVLEDSKISQYSYPSMIQSSDGMVHIVYTWRREKLKYVKVDPSKLVALPIKNGIWPGDEGKVVTAVKAEEE from the coding sequence ATGAAGTTAGCAAAATTAGCATTTGTCTTGTTTGGACTTTTCCTTTTAGGAAGTTGTAAATCGGCTTTAGAGAAAAAGACTTGGAAAGAAGGAATTTTAGTAGATCAGTTTGTTTACGATAAAGCGCCATATCCGTCTTGTCATGCTATTACAATTGTCGAAGCGACAAATGGTGATTTAGTTGCTTCTTGGTTTGGAGGAACTCATGAAAGAAATCCTGATGTTTGCATTTATGTAGCCATCAAACCAAAAGGAAGTGACACTTGGAACGAAGGCGTAAAAGTTGCTGACGGTGTGATGAAAGAAGGCCCGAGATTGCCAACTTGGAATCCAGTTTTATATCAAATTCCAGGTGGGGATTTAATGTTATTCTACAAAATAGGTCCAAAACCATCTGAATGGTGGGGCGTAATCAGAACTTCATCTGATGGCGGAAAAACTTGGTCTGAGGCTAAAAAAATGCCAGATGGTTTCTTAGGGCCAATCAAAAATAAACCAGTTTTATTAAGCAACGGAACTTTATTATGTCCGTCAAGTATTGAAGGTGATGGCTGGAGACTTCGTATGGAATCTACTCCAGATTTCGGTAAAACTTGGGTAATGGGCGATACGCTTCCAAGAGGAAAACAAAAAATCAATGCGATTCAGCCAAGTATTTTATTCCATAAAGACGGAAGTATTCAAGCCATCGGAAGAACTAGAAACAGAGCGATTTTCAGCACATTTTCAAAAGATAATGGAAAAACATGGTCGGATGTTGAGTTAATCGGACTTCCAAATAACAACTCAGGAACTGATGCCGTAACACTTAAAGACGGCAGACATTTATTGGTTTACAATCACGTACTTCCTCCTGGAAAAGAAGCTAAAGGACCAAGAACGCCTTTAAACGTTTCGGTTTCTAAAGACGGAATTCATTGGAACGCTGCTTTAGTTTTGGAAGATTCAAAAATCAGTCAATATTCTTATCCTTCGATGATTCAAAGTTCTGACGGAATGGTGCATATTGTGTATACTTGGAGAAGAGAAAAACTGAAATATGTAAAAGTGGATCCAAGTAAATTAGTGGCTCTTCCAATCAAAAACGGAATCTGGCCAGGTGACGAAGGAAAAGTAGTTACAGCGGTAAAAGCGGAAGAAGAATAA
- a CDS encoding glycoside hydrolase family 78 protein, with the protein MKKFFLHLTLIISLFTISAKAQTKIIVSDLKCEMLTNPEGIDVLQPRLSWKIKAEINDVKQTHYQILASSSLEKLNAGNADLWDSGKVQSNESVNVIYNGKKLKDRQDVYWKVNVFTNKGEVQSKETAHFSIGILTYADWKSTRWIGYEKTSPGDSISQYSRLSARYLRKEIDLKKKVKNAKVYIMGMGLYELYINGNKIGDQVLAPVPTDYTKNVKYNVFDVTSQLQEGKNALGTILGNGRFFTMRQDYKPYKIKTFGYPKMALQLFVEYTDGSKDVIRTDDTWKITTYGPILSNNEYDGEEYDARKEMKGWNAVNFNDKKWLSAEYVQEPGGFYEGQMSANMKVKREVKPISIKQTPKGTYILDMGQNMVGWLQLKVKGNAGDKITIKFAESLQPDGSLYIANLRDAKTTDIYTLKGEGEEVWEPRFIFHGFRFVEISGFRTKPTLENFVGKVVYDDIATTGTFDSSNPIMNQIFKNAWWGISGNYKGMPIDCPQRNERQPWLGDRTTGAYGESFLFDNQTLYAKWLDDIKNSQTIDGGLPDVAPAFWRYYGDNVTWPGTYITVADMLYQQFGDKKVVEKQYPSMKKWMDYMEENYLVDDIMTKDKYGDWCVPPESLELIRSKDPSRLTDGELISSAFYYQLLNIMKKFAVIANAQNDIKHYDELASRIKKAFNTKYFNSAKNSYANNTVTANLLPLTFGMVPEELQQKVFENLVHEVEVTKNGHVSTGVIGTQFLMRTLTNFGRGDLAFKLASNKTYPSWGYMVENGATTIWELWNGNTADPAMNSQNHVMLLGDLLIWYYENMAGIKSNPDTPGFKQIIMKPDFNAGLTYVNASYESVYGTIKSDWKKDKKGLVWNITIPANTSAIVYLPTSEISAVSINKQKLDKTSYAYSKDKNQIVVTLSSGNYAINVK; encoded by the coding sequence CATCTTACATTAATCATTTCACTTTTTACAATTTCGGCGAAAGCCCAAACTAAAATAATTGTAAGTGATTTAAAATGCGAAATGCTGACAAATCCAGAAGGAATTGATGTTTTACAGCCAAGATTGAGCTGGAAAATAAAAGCAGAAATAAATGATGTAAAACAAACTCATTATCAAATTTTAGCTTCTTCGTCTTTAGAAAAACTAAATGCAGGAAACGCAGATTTATGGGATAGCGGAAAGGTACAAAGCAACGAATCTGTAAATGTAATTTATAACGGAAAAAAGCTAAAAGACAGACAAGACGTTTATTGGAAAGTAAATGTTTTTACAAATAAAGGCGAAGTTCAATCAAAAGAAACAGCACATTTCAGCATCGGAATTTTGACTTATGCGGATTGGAAATCAACACGATGGATTGGGTATGAAAAAACTTCTCCAGGAGATAGTATTTCGCAGTATTCGAGATTATCAGCGAGATATTTAAGAAAAGAAATTGACTTGAAAAAGAAGGTCAAAAATGCCAAAGTTTATATCATGGGAATGGGCTTGTACGAGTTATATATTAACGGAAATAAGATTGGTGATCAGGTTTTAGCTCCCGTTCCTACGGATTATACCAAGAATGTAAAATACAATGTTTTTGATGTGACTTCACAATTGCAGGAAGGTAAAAATGCATTAGGAACGATTTTAGGAAACGGACGTTTTTTTACGATGCGTCAAGATTACAAACCTTATAAAATCAAAACTTTTGGTTATCCGAAAATGGCTTTGCAGTTGTTTGTAGAATATACTGATGGAAGTAAAGATGTTATTCGTACAGACGATACTTGGAAAATCACAACCTACGGTCCGATTTTATCGAACAATGAATACGATGGCGAAGAATATGATGCCCGTAAAGAAATGAAAGGCTGGAATGCCGTTAATTTTAATGATAAAAAATGGCTTTCGGCTGAATATGTTCAAGAACCAGGCGGATTCTACGAAGGACAGATGTCGGCGAATATGAAGGTAAAACGTGAAGTAAAACCTATTTCGATTAAACAAACACCAAAAGGAACTTATATCTTAGATATGGGACAAAATATGGTGGGCTGGCTACAATTGAAAGTGAAAGGAAACGCTGGCGACAAAATCACCATAAAATTTGCTGAATCTTTACAGCCAGATGGTTCGTTATACATTGCCAATTTACGTGATGCTAAAACAACGGATATTTATACGTTAAAAGGCGAAGGAGAAGAAGTTTGGGAACCCCGATTTATTTTTCACGGTTTCAGATTTGTAGAAATTTCAGGTTTCAGAACCAAACCGACTTTAGAAAATTTCGTTGGAAAAGTCGTTTATGATGACATTGCCACAACAGGAACTTTCGATTCTTCAAACCCAATTATGAATCAGATTTTTAAAAACGCTTGGTGGGGAATCAGCGGAAATTATAAAGGAATGCCTATTGATTGTCCGCAGAGAAACGAGCGTCAGCCTTGGTTGGGAGACAGAACGACTGGAGCTTATGGAGAAAGTTTCTTGTTTGATAATCAGACGTTATATGCAAAATGGTTAGACGATATTAAAAACTCACAAACAATTGATGGTGGACTTCCAGACGTGGCACCAGCTTTCTGGCGTTATTACGGTGATAATGTAACTTGGCCGGGAACTTACATTACAGTTGCAGACATGTTGTATCAACAATTTGGAGATAAAAAAGTAGTAGAAAAACAATATCCGTCGATGAAAAAATGGATGGATTATATGGAAGAAAACTATTTGGTTGATGATATCATGACCAAAGACAAATATGGCGATTGGTGCGTTCCGCCAGAATCGTTGGAATTAATTCGTTCGAAAGATCCTTCTCGTTTAACAGATGGCGAATTGATTTCTAGTGCATTTTATTATCAGCTTTTAAACATCATGAAGAAATTTGCGGTAATCGCCAATGCTCAAAATGATATTAAACATTATGACGAATTAGCTTCAAGAATCAAAAAAGCATTCAACACTAAATATTTTAATTCAGCCAAAAATAGTTACGCCAATAATACTGTAACAGCGAATTTACTTCCTTTGACTTTCGGAATGGTTCCAGAAGAATTACAGCAAAAAGTATTTGAAAATTTAGTTCATGAAGTAGAAGTAACTAAAAACGGTCATGTAAGCACGGGAGTTATTGGAACACAGTTTTTAATGCGAACGTTAACCAATTTTGGTCGTGGTGATTTGGCTTTCAAATTGGCCTCAAACAAAACCTATCCAAGTTGGGGTTATATGGTCGAAAATGGTGCCACAACCATTTGGGAACTTTGGAACGGAAATACCGCCGACCCAGCAATGAATTCGCAAAACCATGTTATGCTTTTAGGCGATTTACTGATTTGGTATTACGAAAATATGGCGGGAATTAAGAGCAATCCTGATACTCCTGGTTTTAAGCAAATTATCATGAAACCAGATTTTAATGCAGGATTGACTTATGTAAATGCTTCTTACGAATCAGTTTACGGAACAATTAAAAGCGATTGGAAAAAGGATAAAAAAGGTTTGGTTTGGAATATTACTATTCCTGCGAATACTTCTGCAATTGTGTATCTTCCTACGAGTGAGATTTCGGCTGTTTCAATCAACAAACAGAAGTTAGATAAGACTTCATATGCTTATTCTAAAGATAAAAATCAAATAGTTGTGACACTTTCGTCAGGGAATTATGCTATAAACGTTAAATAA